Proteins co-encoded in one Corynebacterium tuberculostearicum genomic window:
- a CDS encoding SOS response-associated peptidase → MCGRFVLFTESLLDEVGALPGVTEVHAPQGTPGPRYNIAPTQPVAIVRVRESLAQIDPARWALLPHWKKDLEGPPLFNARAETVATKPSFRHAFKGQRCLIPMNGYYEWHQEEGGKQPYFVRAEEGLLWAAGLWDTGLDRLSATIVTTAATEEMEWLHHRLPRFLAAEEMRTWLEGSPEEAAELLLPTPLRGFHTHPADKAVGSVSNDYPELLGE, encoded by the coding sequence ATGTGCGGAAGATTCGTTCTTTTTACCGAGTCCCTTCTCGATGAAGTGGGAGCGCTGCCCGGAGTCACAGAGGTCCATGCCCCACAAGGCACTCCAGGCCCGCGCTATAATATCGCGCCCACACAGCCGGTGGCCATCGTGCGTGTGCGTGAAAGTCTCGCCCAAATCGACCCTGCGCGGTGGGCACTGCTGCCGCACTGGAAGAAGGACCTTGAGGGGCCGCCGCTGTTTAACGCCCGGGCGGAAACGGTGGCCACCAAACCCTCCTTCCGGCATGCCTTTAAAGGGCAGCGCTGCCTTATCCCCATGAACGGCTACTACGAATGGCACCAGGAAGAAGGCGGCAAGCAGCCCTATTTCGTCCGTGCGGAAGAGGGCCTGTTGTGGGCGGCAGGCCTGTGGGACACCGGCCTAGACCGCCTGTCTGCCACGATTGTCACCACTGCAGCTACGGAGGAAATGGAGTGGCTGCACCACCGCCTGCCACGCTTCTTGGCGGCCGAAGAAATGCGTACCTGGCTGGAGGGGAGCCCCGAAGAGGCTGCTGAGCTGCTCTTGCCTACGCCCCTGCGTGGCTTCCACACCCACCCCGCCGACAAGGCTGTGGGCAGCGTATCCAACGATTATCCGGAGCTACTCGGCGAGTAG
- the aroA gene encoding 3-phosphoshikimate 1-carboxyvinyltransferase: MPSIMDDMSQPWSAPQAAGPIAWAQHVPGSKSITNRAFILAALADGPSTLRAPLVSRDSQLMEKALESMGARFEHDGEDIHVTPGPLKGATVDCGLAGTVMRFIPPVAALADGAVLVDGDQQAYARPMSTTLDALRQLGVEVDGDSLPFSVRSHGVPEGGEVTIDASGSSQFLSGLLLAGARFAQGISVTHEGGPLPSMPHVEMTVGMLRQAGVRVDSGENTWTVHPGPIAGRDWAIEPDLSNATPFLAAAAVTGGRVTVKRWPANTTQPGDAIRHILVDMGVMVTQEPGFVTAKGTKGGALQGIARNMGDIGELTPTVAALCALAETPSTLTGIAHLRGHETDRLKALADNINALGGKVAELADGLHIDPAPLHGGEWPCYADHRMATAGAIIGLKVPGIEIEDISTTAKTLPGFDRMWETMLNPEQQESNG, translated from the coding sequence ATGCCCTCTATTATGGACGATATGTCTCAACCTTGGTCCGCCCCGCAAGCGGCAGGCCCCATTGCGTGGGCCCAGCACGTGCCGGGCTCGAAGTCTATTACCAACCGCGCCTTCATTCTGGCCGCGTTGGCCGATGGCCCTTCTACCCTGCGCGCGCCGCTCGTCTCGCGCGATTCGCAGCTGATGGAAAAGGCGCTGGAGTCTATGGGCGCGCGCTTCGAGCACGATGGCGAGGATATCCACGTCACCCCAGGCCCGCTTAAGGGTGCCACGGTCGATTGCGGCTTGGCCGGCACGGTCATGCGCTTTATCCCACCGGTAGCTGCCTTGGCGGACGGCGCCGTGCTTGTCGACGGCGACCAGCAGGCCTACGCCCGCCCCATGTCCACCACTCTGGACGCGCTGCGCCAGCTGGGCGTAGAGGTAGACGGCGATAGTCTGCCTTTTAGCGTGCGCTCGCACGGAGTGCCGGAAGGCGGCGAGGTCACTATCGACGCCTCTGGCTCCTCGCAGTTCCTCTCCGGACTTTTGCTGGCCGGTGCGCGCTTTGCACAGGGCATTTCCGTCACCCACGAGGGCGGTCCCCTGCCCTCCATGCCGCACGTGGAGATGACCGTAGGCATGCTGCGGCAAGCCGGCGTACGCGTAGATTCCGGCGAGAATACCTGGACCGTGCATCCTGGCCCGATTGCCGGGCGGGATTGGGCAATCGAGCCGGACCTGTCCAATGCCACACCGTTCCTTGCCGCCGCTGCCGTCACCGGCGGTCGTGTGACCGTCAAACGCTGGCCTGCGAATACCACTCAGCCGGGCGACGCTATTCGCCATATTTTGGTGGATATGGGCGTCATGGTCACCCAAGAGCCGGGCTTTGTCACCGCAAAGGGCACCAAGGGCGGCGCGCTGCAGGGCATCGCGCGCAATATGGGTGATATCGGCGAGCTGACCCCCACCGTCGCAGCGCTTTGTGCCCTGGCAGAAACCCCCTCTACGCTCACCGGCATTGCGCACCTGCGCGGCCATGAAACGGACCGTCTCAAGGCGTTGGCGGATAATATCAATGCCCTAGGCGGCAAGGTCGCCGAGCTTGCCGACGGCCTGCACATCGACCCCGCACCTCTCCACGGCGGCGAGTGGCCGTGCTACGCGGACCACCGCATGGCCACCGCGGGAGCCATCATCGGCCTGAAGGTGCCGGGCATAGAGATAGAGGATATATCTACCACCGCAAAGACGCTGCCTGGCTTCGACCGCATGTGGGAGACCATGTTGAACCCCGAGCAACAGGAGAGCAATGGCTAG